From a region of the Agrobacterium tumefaciens genome:
- the dprA gene encoding DNA-protecting protein DprA, protein MPHDGTKRQGMALSERQKIAWLRLIRSDNIGPVTFRELINHYGSAEKALDALPELSRRGGAARNVRIATQAEAEQEIEAAERFGARFVGIGEPDYPPALRHVDGAPPLIAMKGSGAAAIRPSIGIVGSRNASINGAKFAAMLAHECGRAGYTIASGLARGIDAAAHRASLATGTVAMLAGGLDRPYPQENFGLLQQIYDQGGATISEMPFGWEPRARDFPRRNRLIAGVSLGVVIVEAAERSGSLITARLAGEAGRLVFAVPGSPLDPRCQGTNRLIKEGAMLTTGAADILEALRPLVEPGLPLGRKVEEPSRDADMSPPADNQREMIAAAIGPSPVESDDVIRHTGLSAATVHMVLLELDIAGRLNRHAGGQVSLIMAE, encoded by the coding sequence ATGCCGCATGACGGGACGAAACGGCAAGGCATGGCGCTTTCCGAACGGCAAAAGATCGCCTGGCTGCGGCTGATCCGCAGCGACAATATCGGTCCCGTTACCTTTCGCGAACTCATCAATCACTATGGCAGTGCCGAAAAAGCGCTGGATGCCCTGCCGGAATTGTCCCGGCGAGGCGGCGCGGCACGCAATGTCCGTATCGCCACGCAGGCGGAAGCCGAGCAGGAAATCGAGGCGGCAGAGCGCTTCGGCGCCCGCTTCGTCGGCATCGGCGAGCCGGATTATCCGCCCGCCCTGCGGCATGTGGATGGCGCCCCGCCGCTGATTGCCATGAAGGGATCGGGTGCGGCCGCGATACGCCCCTCCATCGGTATCGTCGGCTCCCGCAACGCCTCGATCAACGGCGCGAAATTCGCCGCCATGCTGGCGCATGAATGCGGGCGCGCCGGTTATACCATCGCATCCGGTCTGGCGCGTGGCATCGATGCCGCCGCACACCGCGCCAGTCTTGCGACCGGCACTGTGGCCATGCTGGCAGGCGGGCTCGATCGCCCCTATCCGCAGGAAAATTTTGGCCTGTTGCAGCAGATCTATGATCAGGGTGGCGCGACCATCAGTGAAATGCCCTTCGGCTGGGAGCCGCGCGCCCGGGATTTTCCCCGCCGCAACCGGCTGATTGCCGGTGTCTCGCTTGGTGTCGTCATCGTCGAGGCCGCCGAACGCTCCGGCTCCCTGATTACTGCCCGGCTTGCCGGCGAAGCGGGCCGTCTGGTCTTTGCCGTGCCAGGCTCGCCGCTCGACCCGCGCTGCCAGGGTACGAACCGGCTGATCAAGGAGGGCGCAATGCTGACAACAGGCGCCGCCGACATTCTGGAGGCGCTGCGGCCGCTTGTCGAACCCGGCCTGCCGCTTGGCCGCAAGGTCGAGGAACCGTCCCGCGACGCGGATATGTCGCCGCCCGCAGACAATCAGCGCGAGATGATTGCCGCAGCCATTGGCCCCTCGCCGGTCGAAAGCGATGATGTCATCAGGCATACGGGTCTTTCCGCAGCGACGGTGCATATGGTGCTGCTGGAACTGGATATTGCCGGGCGACTGAACCGCCACGCCGGCGGCCAGGTTTCCCTTATCATGGCCGAGTGA
- the plsY gene encoding glycerol-3-phosphate 1-O-acyltransferase PlsY produces MTALTVWETAPSLLALSALVGYLLGSIPFGLILTRMAGLGDVRKIGSGNIGATNVLRTGNKKLAAATLLLDALKGTAAVLVANALWGYEASLIAGFFAFLGHLFPVWLGFKGGKGVATYIGVLLGAAPLMMLGFAVVWLVTAFVTRYSSLSALVAMLVIPVALWILGPEKTALLVTVLSVISWWKHRENIKRLMAGTESKIGQKG; encoded by the coding sequence ATGACTGCATTGACTGTCTGGGAGACGGCGCCCTCCCTTCTCGCACTGTCCGCGCTGGTGGGTTACCTGCTCGGCTCGATCCCGTTCGGCCTGATCCTGACCCGCATGGCGGGTCTGGGAGACGTGCGCAAGATCGGTTCGGGCAATATCGGCGCAACCAATGTGCTGCGTACCGGCAACAAGAAACTTGCTGCCGCGACATTGCTGCTCGACGCGCTGAAGGGTACGGCGGCGGTCTTGGTTGCCAACGCGCTCTGGGGTTACGAGGCATCGCTGATTGCCGGCTTCTTTGCCTTTCTCGGCCACCTGTTTCCGGTCTGGCTGGGCTTCAAGGGCGGCAAGGGTGTGGCGACCTATATCGGTGTGCTGCTGGGTGCCGCACCGCTGATGATGCTGGGCTTTGCCGTGGTCTGGCTGGTGACGGCATTCGTCACACGCTATTCCTCGCTTTCCGCACTGGTTGCGATGCTTGTCATTCCGGTTGCATTGTGGATACTCGGCCCGGAAAAGACCGCGCTGCTCGTGACGGTGCTGAGTGTGATTTCCTGGTGGAAACATCGCGAAAACATCAAGCGCCTGATGGCAGGCACGGAAAGCAAGATCGGCCAGAAGGGCTAA
- a CDS encoding dihydroorotase codes for MSAVTVLNNLRIIDPSRSLDETGSIVIGADGTILAAGKDARNQGAPEGATVRDCKGLLAVPGLVDARVFVGEPGAEHRETIESASRAAAAGGVTSMIVMPDTDPVIDEIALVEFVKKTARDKALVNVHPAAALTKGLNGEEMTEFGMLKEAGAVAFTNGRKGLYDTLVLRRAMTYARELGAVIALETRDKYIGNGDMNEGLFASWLGLPGIPKEAEIIPLERDLRIAGLTRALYHAAKISVPESAEAIKLARSRGVQATCGISINHLTLNENDIGEYRTFFKLSPPLRAEDDRKAMVEALKDGTIDIIVSSHDPQDVDTKRLPFSDAASGAVGLETMLAAALRLHHSGEVPLMRLIDALSTRPAKIFGLDAGTLQAGAKADITLVDLDEPWLVAKEQLVSKSKNTPFEDARFSGRAVATYVAGKQVHAL; via the coding sequence ATGAGTGCCGTTACTGTTCTGAACAATCTCCGCATCATCGACCCTTCCCGCAGTCTCGACGAAACCGGCAGCATCGTCATCGGCGCAGACGGAACGATCCTTGCCGCTGGCAAGGACGCCCGCAATCAGGGCGCACCAGAAGGTGCTACCGTGCGCGACTGCAAGGGTCTGCTTGCCGTTCCCGGCCTGGTCGATGCCCGCGTCTTCGTTGGCGAACCCGGTGCCGAACATCGTGAAACGATCGAATCCGCCTCACGCGCGGCAGCGGCCGGCGGTGTGACCAGCATGATCGTCATGCCGGATACCGATCCCGTCATCGACGAGATCGCGCTGGTGGAGTTCGTCAAGAAGACCGCACGCGACAAGGCGCTGGTCAACGTGCACCCGGCAGCCGCGCTGACCAAGGGTCTGAACGGCGAGGAAATGACCGAATTCGGCATGTTGAAGGAAGCGGGCGCCGTTGCCTTCACGAATGGCCGCAAGGGGCTCTACGATACGCTGGTGCTGCGCCGGGCCATGACCTACGCCCGTGAACTGGGTGCCGTCATCGCGCTCGAGACACGCGACAAATATATCGGCAACGGCGATATGAACGAGGGGCTTTTCGCAAGCTGGCTCGGCCTTCCCGGAATTCCGAAAGAAGCCGAAATCATTCCGCTGGAGCGCGACCTGCGGATCGCCGGACTGACGCGGGCGCTCTACCATGCCGCCAAGATTTCCGTGCCGGAATCGGCAGAGGCTATCAAGCTGGCAAGATCGCGTGGCGTACAGGCCACCTGCGGCATTTCCATCAACCACCTGACGCTCAACGAGAACGACATCGGTGAGTACCGCACCTTCTTCAAGCTTTCCCCACCGCTTCGCGCGGAAGACGACCGCAAGGCCATGGTGGAAGCGCTGAAGGACGGCACCATCGATATCATCGTCTCCTCGCACGATCCGCAGGACGTCGACACCAAGCGCCTGCCCTTCTCCGATGCGGCAAGCGGCGCGGTCGGACTGGAAACCATGCTGGCGGCAGCGCTTCGTCTGCACCACAGCGGCGAAGTCCCGCTGATGCGGCTGATCGATGCGCTCTCGACCCGTCCGGCCAAAATCTTCGGGCTCGATGCCGGCACGCTGCAGGCTGGCGCCAAGGCCGACATTACCTTGGTCGATCTCGACGAACCGTGGCTGGTCGCCAAGGAACAGCTCGTTTCGAAATCGAAGAACACGCCGTTCGAGGACGCCCGTTTCAGTGGCCGTGCTGTTGCCACCTATGTAGCCGGCAAGCAGGTTCATGCATTGTAA
- a CDS encoding aspartate carbamoyltransferase catalytic subunit: MVFFPHRHLLGIKGLSHQDITLLLDKADEAVKISRQREKKTSTLRGLTQINLFFEASTRTQSSFELAGKRLGADVMNMSVGNSSVKKGETLIDTAMTLNAMRPDVLVVRHSSAGAAALLAQKVACSVVNAGDGQHEHPTQALLDALTIRRAKGELSGITVAICGDVLHSRVARSNIILLNQMGARVRVVAPATLLPSGIRDMSVEVYHDMKEGLKDADVVMMLRLQRERMSGSFVPSVREYFHYYGLDAEKLKAAKEDALVMHPGPMNRGVEIASEVADGPQSVIESQVEMGVAVRMAVMETLLVSQNQGERA, encoded by the coding sequence ATGGTCTTCTTCCCCCACCGCCATCTCCTCGGCATCAAGGGGCTTTCCCACCAGGACATCACCCTTCTTCTCGACAAAGCCGACGAGGCGGTGAAAATCAGCCGTCAGCGCGAGAAGAAAACCTCGACATTGCGTGGCCTGACGCAGATCAACCTGTTCTTCGAAGCTTCGACGCGCACACAGTCCTCTTTCGAGCTGGCTGGAAAACGCCTCGGTGCCGACGTGATGAACATGTCGGTCGGCAACTCCTCCGTCAAAAAGGGCGAGACGCTGATCGACACGGCCATGACGCTGAACGCCATGCGCCCCGACGTGCTGGTGGTGCGCCACTCATCCGCCGGTGCCGCAGCGCTTCTGGCGCAGAAGGTGGCCTGCTCGGTGGTGAATGCCGGTGACGGCCAGCATGAACATCCGACCCAGGCCCTGCTCGACGCGCTGACCATTCGCCGTGCCAAGGGCGAGCTGTCTGGCATCACGGTTGCGATCTGCGGCGACGTGCTGCATTCGCGCGTTGCCCGCTCCAACATCATTCTGCTGAACCAGATGGGAGCGCGGGTACGCGTCGTCGCGCCTGCGACGCTGCTTCCTTCCGGCATTCGCGACATGAGCGTGGAAGTTTACCACGACATGAAAGAAGGCCTGAAAGATGCCGACGTGGTGATGATGCTGCGCCTGCAGCGCGAGCGCATGTCCGGTTCCTTCGTGCCTTCGGTGCGCGAATACTTCCATTATTACGGCCTCGACGCGGAAAAGCTGAAAGCAGCCAAGGAAGACGCCCTCGTGATGCATCCCGGCCCGATGAACCGTGGCGTGGAAATCGCATCAGAAGTGGCCGACGGTCCGCAGAGCGTGATTGAAAGCCAGGTTGAAATGGGGGTTGCCGTTCGTATGGCGGTGATGGAAACCCTGCTTGTCTCGCAAAACCAGGGTGAGCGCGCATGA
- a CDS encoding acyl-CoA dehydrogenase: MTQNSRTDESLAELNQPSLWTGINAYRSDPLIVDLTSGLSRNVRDEFDQLGRYVTSHEAQELARMANQGVPKLNTHGPRGERLDQVEFHPAWHALMRRSMSSGLHSAAWENSPDTRGNEHKARATKFYLTSQLEAGHLCPLTMTSASVAAIMTSPRVQKEWAPKILSRKYDSSQKPALQKTAVTIGMGMTEKQGGTDVRANRTTAERVGEGIYRLSGHKWFLSAPMSDGFVMLAQMGDGMGCFLVPRYLEDGSANGLHFQRLKDKLGNRSNASAEVEFTDAFGYLLGDPGAGVRTILDMVTLTRLDCALASAGMMRASLAEAVHYARGRSVFGKMLVSQPIMTRVLADMALDAAAATALSFRLATAFDAARNNPAEAAYARVMTPIVKYWCCKIAPALIYEAMECLGGNGYVEERPIARHYREAPVNAIWEGSGNVMALDVLRVLQRGKDLFDLVFQTLERDLGPSGKKTTDVLRAAIALAERDEGAARLLVEQFALAAAAAELCRLGAGKIADAFLETRLAGGWRHTYGMLDSRFDPTYIIDLLYPPAT, encoded by the coding sequence ATGACCCAGAACTCCCGGACCGATGAATCGCTCGCCGAATTGAACCAGCCAAGCCTCTGGACCGGCATCAATGCTTATCGCTCAGATCCGCTGATCGTTGATCTGACGTCGGGGCTGTCGCGAAACGTGCGGGATGAGTTCGACCAGCTTGGCCGTTACGTTACCTCGCACGAGGCGCAGGAACTGGCGCGCATGGCCAACCAGGGCGTGCCGAAACTCAACACCCACGGCCCGCGCGGCGAACGGCTGGATCAGGTGGAGTTTCATCCGGCCTGGCACGCGCTTATGCGCCGCTCCATGTCGTCTGGCCTGCATTCCGCCGCCTGGGAAAATTCGCCGGATACGCGCGGCAACGAACACAAGGCACGCGCCACCAAGTTCTATCTGACCTCGCAGCTTGAGGCCGGGCACCTGTGCCCGTTGACCATGACCAGCGCATCCGTTGCCGCAATCATGACCTCGCCGCGTGTGCAGAAGGAGTGGGCGCCGAAAATCCTGTCGCGCAAATACGATTCGTCGCAGAAACCGGCATTGCAGAAAACCGCCGTGACCATCGGCATGGGCATGACGGAAAAGCAGGGCGGCACGGATGTGCGCGCCAACCGCACGACGGCGGAACGGGTGGGCGAGGGCATCTATCGTCTGTCCGGCCACAAATGGTTCCTCTCCGCGCCGATGAGTGACGGTTTCGTCATGCTGGCGCAGATGGGCGATGGCATGGGCTGCTTCCTCGTGCCGCGTTACCTTGAAGACGGTTCCGCCAATGGCCTGCATTTCCAGCGCCTCAAGGACAAGCTTGGCAATCGCTCCAACGCCTCTGCCGAAGTCGAGTTCACCGATGCCTTCGGCTATCTGCTGGGTGATCCCGGTGCCGGTGTTCGCACCATTCTCGATATGGTCACGCTGACGCGCCTCGATTGCGCGCTCGCCTCTGCCGGCATGATGCGCGCCTCGCTGGCCGAAGCCGTGCACTATGCCCGTGGCCGTTCTGTCTTCGGCAAGATGCTGGTCAGCCAACCGATCATGACCCGCGTGCTTGCGGACATGGCGCTTGATGCGGCGGCGGCAACGGCCCTTTCGTTCCGGCTGGCCACGGCCTTCGACGCAGCCCGCAACAATCCTGCGGAAGCGGCTTATGCCCGCGTCATGACGCCGATCGTCAAATACTGGTGCTGCAAGATCGCACCGGCGCTGATCTACGAGGCCATGGAATGCCTCGGCGGCAACGGTTACGTTGAAGAGCGCCCGATTGCCCGCCATTACCGCGAAGCTCCCGTCAACGCCATCTGGGAAGGCTCCGGCAACGTCATGGCGCTGGATGTGCTGCGTGTCCTTCAGCGCGGCAAGGATCTCTTCGATCTCGTTTTCCAGACGCTGGAGCGCGATCTCGGCCCTTCGGGCAAGAAGACCACGGATGTTCTGCGTGCGGCGATTGCGCTTGCTGAGCGCGACGAGGGTGCAGCCCGTCTTCTGGTCGAACAGTTTGCGCTTGCGGCGGCTGCCGCAGAGCTTTGCCGCCTCGGTGCCGGCAAGATCGCCGACGCATTCCTCGAAACGCGTCTGGCCGGCGGCTGGAGGCACACCTATGGCATGCTCGATTCGCGCTTCGATCCGACATACATTATCGATCTTCTCTATCCGCCAGCGACATAA
- a CDS encoding GNAT family N-acetyltransferase, translated as MLIFRSARPEDEDALYAISLATGDAGQDATQLYRDGRMVGHIYAVPYLHLWPDAVFVAEDDEGVCGYIVGALDTALHEERLEQEWWPHLRALYPDPEGDPESWNADQRRAHYIHHPRRTPTWLTEPFAAHIHMNLLPRTQGKGGGTRLLSRWLDMARQNGVGGIHLGASERNETGMRFWETRGFKRLESHETPGTVWFGMALE; from the coding sequence ATGCTGATCTTTCGCTCTGCACGACCCGAAGACGAGGACGCCCTTTACGCCATCAGCCTGGCAACCGGTGATGCCGGCCAGGATGCGACGCAGCTTTACCGCGACGGGCGCATGGTCGGCCATATCTACGCGGTTCCCTATCTGCATCTGTGGCCGGACGCTGTCTTTGTCGCCGAGGATGACGAGGGCGTCTGCGGTTATATCGTCGGGGCGCTCGATACGGCGCTGCACGAAGAACGGCTGGAACAGGAGTGGTGGCCGCACCTGCGCGCGCTTTATCCCGATCCTGAAGGCGATCCGGAAAGCTGGAACGCCGATCAGCGCCGCGCCCACTACATTCATCACCCGCGCCGCACGCCGACCTGGCTGACCGAGCCTTTTGCCGCTCACATCCACATGAACCTTCTGCCGCGCACGCAAGGCAAGGGCGGTGGCACCCGGCTTTTGTCCCGCTGGCTCGACATGGCGAGACAAAATGGCGTCGGCGGCATCCATCTCGGTGCCAGCGAGCGCAACGAAACCGGCATGCGCTTCTGGGAAACCCGCGGTTTCAAGCGTCTCGAAAGCCACGAAACGCCTGGCACCGTCTGGTTTGGTATGGCGCTCGAATAG
- a CDS encoding ornithine cyclodeaminase family protein produces the protein MTTILTDQDLSGGDIMPIAIEAVEAAMRKKALGELVAPPRHHVAFPGKGDLVFTVGGLVGDDAIAGFRVYDTFAGNEHSQIVAVWSADTARLEGLVLGEKLGAIRTGAIGGVAIRHLSSENAKTVGIIGSSLQARTQLAPAAAVRRLSHVRVFSRDKANRHAFATEMQRQLDIDIQPAETVEDAVADADIVICATSSKTPVIHARSLKPGVHINTVGPKTVNAHELGKDVAAAASLIATDSPDQIRAYASPFFLAGTPDEQRIRDLAEIVAGQQTGRRSPDEITLFCSTGLAGTDVAVAAALLRRKA, from the coding sequence ATGACGACGATATTGACGGATCAGGACCTGAGCGGCGGCGACATCATGCCGATCGCGATAGAAGCGGTTGAGGCCGCCATGCGGAAAAAAGCGCTTGGCGAACTGGTTGCCCCACCCAGACACCATGTCGCCTTTCCCGGCAAAGGCGATCTTGTCTTTACCGTCGGCGGCCTTGTCGGGGATGATGCGATCGCGGGTTTTCGCGTCTACGATACCTTTGCCGGCAACGAACATTCGCAGATCGTTGCCGTCTGGTCAGCCGACACAGCCCGGCTGGAAGGGCTCGTTCTGGGAGAAAAGCTCGGTGCGATCCGAACCGGTGCAATCGGTGGCGTCGCCATTCGCCACCTCAGCTCCGAAAATGCCAAAACGGTCGGCATCATCGGCAGCAGCCTTCAGGCGCGGACCCAACTTGCTCCGGCAGCGGCCGTGCGGCGCCTTTCACATGTGCGCGTCTTCAGCCGGGACAAAGCGAACAGACATGCATTCGCAACAGAAATGCAGCGTCAGCTGGATATCGACATCCAGCCTGCCGAGACGGTCGAGGATGCAGTCGCGGACGCCGATATCGTCATCTGCGCGACCAGCAGCAAGACACCCGTCATCCATGCGCGATCATTGAAACCCGGCGTCCATATCAACACGGTTGGGCCGAAGACTGTCAATGCACACGAACTGGGCAAAGACGTCGCCGCTGCTGCGAGCCTGATCGCGACAGATTCGCCCGACCAGATTCGCGCCTACGCATCACCGTTTTTTCTTGCCGGCACGCCGGACGAACAACGCATCAGGGATCTCGCAGAGATTGTTGCGGGACAGCAGACCGGCCGTCGGTCACCGGACGAGATAACGCTGTTCTGCTCGACCGGCCTTGCCGGTACGGATGTCGCGGTGGCTGCGGCCCTGTTGCGCAGAAAGGCGTAA
- a CDS encoding TetR/AcrR family transcriptional regulator, giving the protein MLASAAAEMISDVKPEKRIKDRAATEKAIFNAAKSILAEEGFQNFGINAIARRAGCDKQLIYRYFRGLEGLIEAIGEDLGSWVKDRIPEDTGGMFLLTYGDLMEKLALYFMDALRADPLVCKIIAWEVSENSPQVRQLSEARAKSLAKWLERMRGSLEAPKGVDTAAVNAVLFAAIQHLVISAAASGQFAGVPLKSTKDWEKVATAVKRLVRGVYG; this is encoded by the coding sequence ATGCTTGCGAGCGCCGCCGCAGAGATGATTTCGGACGTAAAACCGGAAAAGCGCATCAAGGATCGCGCCGCCACCGAGAAGGCCATCTTCAATGCCGCCAAGTCCATTCTGGCGGAAGAGGGCTTCCAGAATTTCGGCATCAATGCCATTGCGCGCCGGGCCGGTTGCGACAAGCAGCTCATCTACCGCTATTTCCGGGGTCTTGAAGGCCTGATCGAAGCAATCGGTGAAGACCTCGGCTCATGGGTCAAGGATCGCATCCCTGAAGATACCGGTGGCATGTTCCTGCTGACCTATGGCGACCTCATGGAGAAGCTGGCGCTTTATTTCATGGATGCGCTGCGCGCCGACCCGCTCGTCTGCAAGATCATCGCCTGGGAAGTGTCCGAAAACTCGCCGCAGGTGCGCCAGCTTTCCGAAGCGCGTGCAAAGTCTCTGGCGAAGTGGCTGGAGCGTATGCGCGGTTCGCTGGAGGCGCCCAAAGGCGTCGATACCGCAGCCGTCAACGCCGTGCTGTTTGCGGCGATCCAGCATCTCGTTATTTCCGCCGCCGCCAGCGGCCAGTTCGCCGGCGTCCCGCTCAAATCCACCAAGGATTGGGAAAAGGTCGCAACCGCCGTCAAGAGGCTGGTGCGTGGCGTCTACGGCTGA
- the ruvX gene encoding Holliday junction resolvase RuvX gives MATLTIEELAGFLQPGQAIAGLDLGTKTIGLAMSDLSRRFATPRPVIKRVKFTQDAEVLLSFAEKEKVAAFVIGLPMNMDGSSGPRVQATRAFVRSMSDKTALPFIYWDERLSTVAAERALLEMDVSRAKRAERIDSAAASFILQGALDRLSALARSTD, from the coding sequence ATGGCAACGCTGACAATCGAAGAACTTGCGGGTTTTCTGCAGCCGGGACAGGCCATTGCCGGACTGGACCTTGGCACGAAAACCATCGGCCTTGCCATGTCCGACCTGTCGCGGCGCTTTGCCACGCCGCGCCCCGTGATCAAGCGGGTGAAATTCACGCAGGATGCCGAGGTGCTGCTGTCCTTTGCCGAAAAGGAAAAGGTCGCAGCCTTCGTGATCGGTCTGCCGATGAATATGGATGGCTCATCCGGTCCGCGCGTGCAGGCCACGCGCGCCTTCGTTCGGTCGATGAGCGACAAGACCGCCCTGCCCTTCATCTACTGGGACGAGCGGCTTTCGACGGTTGCAGCGGAACGGGCGCTTCTGGAAATGGACGTGTCACGCGCCAAGCGGGCCGAACGCATCGATTCGGCTGCGGCAAGCTTCATTCTTCAGGGTGCGCTGGACAGGCTTTCGGCGCTGGCGCGCTCCACAGACTGA
- a CDS encoding alkylphosphonate utilization protein — MAADDDEYVYDEASGEWRPASEIAAEAAKANAVYDAAGNLLADGDSVTLIKDLKVKGANTTLKQGTVIKSIRLTDNPEEIDCKHDAVKGLVLRTEFVRKR; from the coding sequence ATGGCCGCAGATGATGACGAATATGTGTATGACGAAGCGAGCGGCGAATGGCGCCCGGCCTCTGAAATAGCAGCAGAAGCGGCAAAGGCAAACGCAGTCTATGACGCGGCGGGAAACCTCCTGGCCGATGGCGATTCTGTTACACTTATCAAGGATCTGAAGGTCAAGGGCGCAAACACGACGCTGAAGCAGGGAACGGTTATCAAGTCGATACGACTGACAGATAATCCCGAAGAGATCGATTGCAAGCACGATGCCGTCAAAGGGCTGGTGCTGCGCACCGAATTTGTTCGCAAGCGGTAA
- a CDS encoding metal-dependent hydrolase, with the protein MKVTWLGHAAFRIETAKAKILVDPFFTGNPSFAGLDAKGAAGGITHILLTHGHGDHVGDTIQLANETGATVLANADLAAWLGSKGVSKLEMGNTGGTVHFDGFSATFTNALHSSAQITEDGVSHSLGNANGLMLHFEDGPTVYHMGDTDIFSDMKLINELHAPDIGLVPIGDRFTMGGAVAALACQRFFKFEHAIPCHYGSFPIIDQTPEKFVDGMDGEQTRVHTPKPGETLSF; encoded by the coding sequence ATGAAAGTCACTTGGCTCGGTCACGCCGCCTTCCGCATTGAAACGGCAAAGGCGAAAATCCTCGTCGACCCGTTCTTCACCGGAAATCCATCCTTTGCCGGGCTGGACGCCAAGGGCGCCGCTGGCGGTATCACCCACATTCTCCTGACCCACGGTCACGGCGACCACGTGGGTGACACGATCCAGCTTGCCAATGAAACAGGTGCAACGGTTCTCGCCAATGCCGACCTGGCTGCATGGCTCGGCTCCAAGGGTGTTTCGAAGCTCGAAATGGGGAACACCGGCGGTACGGTGCATTTCGACGGATTTTCGGCGACCTTCACCAACGCGCTTCATTCCTCGGCGCAGATCACCGAAGACGGCGTTTCCCATTCGCTCGGCAATGCCAACGGCCTGATGCTGCACTTCGAAGACGGCCCGACGGTCTACCACATGGGCGACACCGATATCTTCTCCGACATGAAGCTTATCAATGAACTGCATGCGCCAGACATCGGCCTCGTGCCGATCGGCGACCGCTTCACGATGGGTGGCGCGGTGGCTGCTCTGGCCTGCCAGCGCTTCTTCAAGTTCGAGCATGCCATCCCCTGCCACTACGGTTCGTTCCCGATCATCGATCAGACGCCGGAGAAGTTCGTGGATGGTATGGACGGCGAGCAGACCCGCGTTCACACTCCCAAGCCAGGCGAGACCCTGTCCTTCTGA
- the gatC gene encoding Asp-tRNA(Asn)/Glu-tRNA(Gln) amidotransferase subunit GatC, with protein sequence MSVDLATVKRVARLARIAVNEEEAEKMLGQLNGILGFVEQLSEVNVDGVEPMTSVTPVEMKKRADAVTDGDKADDIVANAPATDRNFFMVPKVVE encoded by the coding sequence ATGTCCGTCGATCTCGCCACCGTGAAGCGCGTTGCGCGCCTTGCCCGTATTGCCGTCAACGAAGAAGAAGCTGAGAAGATGCTCGGCCAGTTGAATGGTATTCTCGGTTTCGTGGAGCAGCTTTCGGAAGTGAATGTCGACGGCGTCGAGCCGATGACCTCCGTCACCCCGGTGGAAATGAAGAAACGCGCCGACGCTGTGACCGATGGCGACAAGGCCGACGATATCGTTGCCAATGCGCCCGCGACTGACCGGAACTTCTTCATGGTTCCGAAAGTGGTCGAATAA